The following DNA comes from Amycolatopsis solani.
GCGGTTCTCGATCGGCTACTCGGCCGTGCAGGTGGCCCCGCACGGCCAGTCGACCGGCCGGGTCGGCCTGCGCGCGCCCGCGTCGACCGACGCGCCGATCGCGATCACCCTGGCGTCGAAGCAGTCGCCGTTCACCCAGCGGATGCTCGCCGCCCAGCGGCCGCACCTGCGCGCCGTCGCCTGATCCCCTTCGACGAGTAAGGACGACTACGACGATGTCCACCTTCATCGGAGTTCTGCGCAAGAAGGTGCTCGCGCCTTCACTCGCTTCGGTCGGGTTCGCCGACCGCGGTTTCCCGGTCACCCACACCGACGCGACGGCCCGGCTGGAGGCGGTGCCGCAGGCGGTCGTGTGCGGGTTCGAATGGGCCATCGAAGGTGCCTCGCTGTGGGAGATCGAGCGCCGCCTGGCGCTGATCGAGCCGGAGCAGCGCGGCTTCGCCTACGAAGGCGCCACGATGGGCTACTCGATCCTCGACGCCATGCCGGGCGGCGGCCGCGACCGGACTCGCGAGCTGCTCGAGGGACCGGGCCGCCCGCACATCTTCCTGACCTACATCGGGATCGGCTTCGCCATGGCGCGGCTGCCGCGTCCACTGTGGAAGAACATCCTGCCCGAGCTGACCGGGGTGCCCTACCACCCGGTGATGAGCTGGCTCGCCGTCGACGGCTACGGCTTCGACCGCGCCTACTTCGACACGGACAAGTGGGTCGGCGAGCAGGCCGAGCCGCAGCCCTACCCGTGGGCGGGCCGCCCGGAGTACTTCGCCCGCGCCTTCGACCAGGGCGTCGGCCGGGCCCTGTGGTTCATCAACGGCGGCAACCCGGAGGCGGTCGCGGCCGCGGTCGGGCGGTTCGCCGAGGGTCGCCGGGCGGACCTGTGGAGCGGGGTCGGCCTGGCGGCGACGTTCGCCGGCGGCGCCGACCAGTCCGGGCTGGGCAAGCTGCGGCAGCTGGCCGGGGAGCACTACGACGAGCTCGCGCTCGGCGTGGTGTTCGCGGTCAAGGCCCGCACGTACTCCTCCTACGTCCCGGCCCACACCCACCTCGCGGCCGGCGTGCTCATCGACCTGTCGGTCCAGGGCGCGCAGAACCTCGCGGACCGCACCGAGCGAGCCGACGGCGAGGACGGCCCGGAACCGGCCTACGAACTGTGGCGGCAGCGGATCCGCGACGAATTCGACGTGGCCGCCCGGCGCCGCGCGAGCTAGTCGTGGGTGTTCAGTCGGGTTCTAACCCGACTGAACACTCACGACCGGCGGCGCCCACGCAAGGGTGGAGTAGAGCGCTGACCTGCACATCTGTGACCGTAGAACGGGAAACCGATCCATTCCAATTCGACCCGTAAGGGGGAGAGTGCGTTGGGCAATGGTTGGCGCGCGCTCAGGCGTCGCATCCTGACACCGAACGTCTCGGAGACTTCGCTGGAGAAGCGGGGCTTCCACCGGAAGAGCCCAGCCGCACAGGAACGACTCGAGACGGTCGGCGAAAAATTCCTCCTCGGGTACGCCCACGCGGTCGAAGCGCGTTCGGTCGAGCAAGCCGAGGAATGGCTCGAGCAGATCCCGACCCAGTTCCGCGGCTTCGCCTACGAGGGCGCGGGAATGGGGTACGGCGTCCTCGACGGGCTGCCGTTCGGCAAGAGCACGAACATCGCCGAATTCCTGGCCGGTCCCGGCGAGAAGCACGACTACATCATCTACGTCGGGGTCGGCTGGGCCATGTGCCGGCTCCCGCGGTTCGCGTGGCCGAAGGCGTCGGCGTTCGACCCGCTGCTGCGCTGGCTCGTGCTCGACGGCTACGGCTTCCACCAGGCCTACTTCAAGACCGACAAGTACATCCGGCAGCAGTACCAGGAGCCGGGCTTCTCCTGGCCGGACCGGCGTTACGACGGCTACGCGCTGCGGGCCATCGACCAGGGCATCGGCCGGGCGCTGTGGTTCATCTGCGGCACCGACGTCGAGCTGGTGACCAAGACGATCGAGGAGTTCCCCACCTCGCGTCACGGCGACCTGTACGCGGGGGTCGGGCTGGCCTCGACCTACGCGTGCGGCGTCACGGCCGACGAGCTGGGGGAGCTGGTCGACCGCGCCGGGATCCACCACGGGCAGCTGGCCCAGGGCAGCGCCTTCGCCGCCGAGTGCCGGGTGCGCTCGGGCCTGATGATCCCGGAAACCGAGATGGCGGCCCAGGCGATCTGCGGGCTGTCCGCCGAACGCGCCGCGGCCATCACCCAAGAGGTCCGGCCGGCCGTGGTCGTCGACGGTGACGACGTCCCGGCGTTCGAAACCTGGCGGCAGCGGATCGCCGAAGAAGTGCTGACCCACGGAGGGAAGAACAAATGACCGCGACCTTCGGCTGGCTGCGCAAGCAGCTGGCGGGCATCGTGGCGCTGGTGCTGATCCTCGGCCTGTTCCTGGTCGCACGGCTGCCCAGCGTCTCCGCCGCCGAACAGGACAAGCTGGCGGACCAGTTCCACTTCACCCCGATGACGATCGCGCTGCCCGCGGCCACGAAGTCGCAGTCGATCCGGACGGTGAACAAGGAGTACGAGCACATCGCCGCGTGGATCTCCTCGGTCGGTGCCGCGATCGCGATCAACGACATCAGCGGCAGCGGCAAGCCCAACGACCTCTGCCTCGTCGACCCGCGCAGCGACCAGGTCGTCATCACGCCGGCGCCGGACTCCGGCCCGCGGTACGCACCCTTCGCGCTCGACCCCGCCCCGGCGCTGCCGACGTGGGACTACATGGCGCCGATGGGCTGCGTGCCCGGTGACTACAACGAAGACGGCCGCACCGACATCCTGGCCTACTACTGGGGCCGGACGCCGGTCCTGTTCCTGCAGAAGGCGAACGCGACCAAGTTCGACGCGTCCGCGTTCCAGCCGACCGAGCTGGTGCCGGGCAACCACCGCGGCGCCGACGGCAAGTACAACGGTCCACTGTGGAACACCGACTCGGTCACCATCGGCGACTTCGACGGTGACGGGCACGTCGACATCTTCGTCGGGAACTACTTCCCGGACAGCAAGGTCCTCGACCCGAACGCCGACGGCGGCATCACGCTGAACCAGTCGATGTCGCACGCCACGAACTCCGGCGCCAAGTACATCTACCGCTGGACCGGCGCCAAGTCCGGGGCGAACCCGCAGGCGAACTTCGTCGACGCGTCCCAGGGCATCCCGGAGAGCGCGCGCCTCGGCTGGACGCTGGCTTCCAGCGCCACCGACGTCGACGGCGACAGCCTGCCCGAGCTCTACATCGCCAACGACTTCGGGCACGACCACTTCCTGTACAACAAGTCCACGCCGGGCCACATCGAGTTCGGTGAGGTCAACGGCGTCCGCGGGATCGACGACCCGAAGTCGAAGGTGCTGGGCCACGACTCCTTCAAGGGGATGGGCGTCGACTTCGGCGACCTGAACCACGACGGCCTCTACGACCTGTTCGTCAGCAACATCACGACGTCGTGGGGCATCGAAGAGTCGAACTTCCAGTTCATGAACCGGGCCAAGGACAACGCGGACCTGACCGCGCAGCTGAAGGACGGGGTTGCCCCCTTCCACGACGACAGCGGCTCGGCCGGCACGGCGTGGTCCGGCTGGGGCTGGGACGTCAAGATCCAGGACTTCAACAACAGCGGCGAGAACCAGATCGCCCAGGCGACCGGGTTCGTCAAGGGCCAGGTCAACCGCTGGCCGAACCTGCAGGAGATCGCCACCGCCCACGACGGCCTGCTGTCGAACCCGTTCTGGTGGCCGAACGCCCGTGCCGGTGACGACATCGGTGGCGACCAGACCCTGCACTTCTTCGTGAAGAGCCCGGACGGCCGGTACGTCGACCTCGCGCCGAAGCTGGGCCTGGCGGTGCCGGTCCCGACCCGCGGCATCGCGGTCGGCGACACCGACGGGGACGGCCTGCCCGAGTTCGCCGTGGCGCGGCAGTGGGAGCAGCCGATCTTCTACCACAACGACAGCCCGAACCCCGGCAAGTTCCTGCAGCTGAAGCTGTTCACCGACGCCCCGGTGGCGCCCGGCCCGCTGCCCGCGGCCGGCCCGCCCGCGATCGGCGCCCAGGTCACCGTGACGACCTCGGACGGCAAGAAGTACCTCGGCCGGGTCGACGGCAGCAGCGGGGAAGCCGGCCGGCGCAGCTTCGACATCCAGATCGGTCTCGGCCAGGACGTCAGCGGCCCGCTCGACGTGCACCTGCAGTGGCGGGACCGGACCGGGCAGCTGCGGACGCAGGACCTGAAGCTCGAACCCGGTTGCCACATGTACCAGCTGGGCTCCACGGCGAAGGAAGCGATGTGACATGGCCACCCCGACTCTGACCAAGGTGGAGAGCGCGCCACCGAAGCGGACCAACAAGGTCATCACCGCACTGCGGCGCTTCGCGATCTCGATCACGATCTTCAACATCGTCGGCTACACGTTCCTCGGCTTCGAGCAGCCGTACCTGTACCCGTTCGTCGCGCTGGCGACCGCGTACACCACGGAGATCCTGCTCGAGATCATCAACTCCCGCGTGACCAAGCGCGACGTCCGGTTCCGGGGCAACGGGTTCAAGGGGCTCGTGGAGTTCCTCCTCCCGGCGCACATCACCGGTCTCGCGCTGAACATGCTGACCTACGTCAACGACCGGATCTTCGTGATGATCTTCGGGGTCGTCGTCGCCGTCGGTGCGAAGTGGGTGCTGCAGGCCCCGGTGTACGGCCGGATGCGGCACTACATGAACCCGTCGAACTTCGGCATCACGATCATCCTGCTGGTGTTCCCGTGGGCGAGCATCGCGCCGCCGTACCACTTCACCGAGCAGATCCCCACCTGGGGCGGCTGGCTGATCGTCGGCATCATCCTGGTGTCGGGCACGGTGCTCAACGCGCTGCTGACCAACCGGATGTGGCTGATCCTGGGCTGGCTGAGCTTCTTCGTGGTCCAGGCCTTCGTCCGCGGCTGGCTCTTCGGCACGTCGATCCCCGGCGCGCTGGCGATGGGGACCGGCGTCGCGTTCGTGCTCTACACCAACTACATGGTGACCGACCCGGGCACGTCGCCGTCGAAGCCGTTCTCGCAGTTCGCCTTCGGGTCCGGCGTGGCGCTGGCGTACGGCTTCTTCACCGCCGTGCACGTGGCCTACGGGCTGTTCCTGGCCACCGCGACCGTCTGCCTGATCCGCGGGATGTTCCTGTGGGGCCTGCACTTCTCGAACAAGGCCCGCATCAAGTTCGAAGCCGACCAGGCCGCGCAGAAGGCGAAGCTCGAACTCGCCGCGGCCCCGCCGGCCGATGACGAGAAGCCGGGAGCCGTCGCGGCATGACGGAGCCCACGGACGACACCCGGGCGGCGCGCACCGCGCCGCCCGGGCCGCCGCGCCGAGCGACGATCCGGTTGCTGAAGCAGCTCTTCACCGACCGGCTCGCGCTCATGGGCGACAACGCCGAGGCCTACGGCGACGTCGTCCGCATCGCCATCGGACCGAAGGCGATGTACCTGGTGAACCACCCCGACCTGGCCAAGCACGTGCTCGCGGACAACGCCGCGAACTACCACAAGGGCATCGGCCTGCAGGAGGCCCGCCGGGCGCTCGGCGACGGCCTGCTCACCAGCGACGGGGAGACCTGGCGCAAGCAGCGCCGGACCATCCAGCCGGTGTTCCAGCCCAAGCGGATCTCGCGCCAGGCCGGGATCGTCGCGTCCGAAGTGGATGGTCTCGTCCGGCGGCTCGCCGCGCACGACGGGCCGGTCGAGATCCTGCACGAGATGACCGGGCTGACCCTCGGCGTGCTCGGCAAGACGCTGCTCGACGCCGAACTGGGCGGGTACGAAACCCTCGGCCACTCGTTCGAAGCCGTGCAGGACCAGGCCATGTTCGAGGCGGTCACGCTGAGCATGGTGCCCGAATGGGTGCCGCTCAAGAAGCAGCTGCACTTCCGGACCGCGCGCGAAGACCTGCGCCGGATCGCCGACGAGCTCGTCGACCAGCGGCTCGCGAACCCGGTCGAGGGCGGCGAGGACGTGCTGTCGCGGCTGATCGCGTCGGACTCGGGGGACGGGTCGTCGCGGGAGCGGATGCGCGACGAGCTGATCACGCTGCTGCTCGCCGGGCACGAGACCACCGCGAGCACGCTGGGCTGGGCGTTCCACCTGATCGACGAGCACCCGGAGGTCGGCGAGCGGCTGCACGCCGAAGCCGCCGAGGTGCTCGGCGACCGGTTGCCCGAGCACGAAGACCTGCGGCGGCTGACGTTCACCGTCGCGGTCGTCGAAGAGGTCATGCGGCTGTACCCGCCGGTGTGGCTGCTGCCGCGGATCGCCCAGGCGGACGACGAGATCGGCGGGTACCACGTGCCGGCCGGGTCCGACGTCGTCGTGGTGCCCTACACGCTGCACCGGCACCCGGAGTTCTGGACCGACGCGGAGCGGTTCGACCCGGGCCGGTTCACCGCCGCGGAACGCCCGCCGCGCTACGCCTACCTGCCCTTCGGGGCCGGGCCGAGGTTCTGCATCGGCAACAGCCTCGGGGTGATGGAGGCGGTGTTCGTGCTCGCGATGGCCGCGCGCGATCTCGAGCTGCGCAAGGTGCCGGGCAAGGTCGTCGAACCCGAAGCGATGCTCTCGCTGCGGGTGCGCGGCGGGCTGCCGATGACCGTGCACCGCCGGGAACGGACTCGGCGGTCCGAAGCAGCCTGACGTCTACTGTGGACATTCGATGAGGAGGTAGGCCGGTGCAACCCGAGGCCACCGAAGAAGAACGCGTCAAGGACATGACTCTCGAGGCGTACGCGGACACGATCGTGCCCGGGGAGAAGCGGTACCCGGAGGACCGGGCGATCGCGGGGGCGGCGCCCGGACCCGGCTCGGTCGCCGCTGGTGCGCTCGAGCTGCTGAACTTCGACGCGACCGGCGTCACGGCCGGCCTGCCCTACCTCGCGCAGTCGCTCAACGACCACGCGAAGGCCTACGCCGGGGAGGTGGAGCTGGAGCTCGACCACGACGTCCCGCCGTTCGTCGCGCTGCCGTACGAGCACCGCCGCGAACTGGTGAACCGGCTGACCACGCCGGGGCACCCGGAGAAGGACGGCTGGGTCAGCCTCGCGCTGTTCTGCAACATGGCCTTCGACAGCGCCGCGCACAAGCACACCGCCGAGGCCATCCGCGAGGGGCACCCCGGCCTGCTGGCGCTGGGGTACACCGAGCCGGACGCGGACGGGTTCTGGCGGTTCCCGAAGTACGGCTACGGCCGCAAGCTGGCCGAGCTCCACCCCGACACCACGCCTTCCGGGAGCCCCGCATGACTGCCATCGACAAGACCGACGTCGTCATCGTCGGCAGCGGTTTCGGCGGGTCCATCCCGGCCTACCACCTCGCCGCCGGCGGGGCGAAGGTGACCGTGCTGGAGCGCGGGCCGTGGCTGGCCGCGGCCGACTTCGAGCACGACTACCTGCTCGGCTCGTCCTACACCCGCGCGTTCGACTTCGTCGTCGGCGACGGGATGAGCGTGCTGGGCGGCAACTGCGTCGGCGGCGGCAGCGTGGTGTACTTCGCCGCGATGCCGCGCGCGCCGCGGTTCGTCTTCGAGCGCCACGGCAGCATCGGGCGCCGGATGTGGCCGTCGGTCATCTCCCGCGACACGCTGGAGCCGTGGTACGACCGCGTCGACGAGTCGATCCCGGTGTCCAAACAGGACTGGAGTGACGTCTCCTACGCCGGCGGGCTGTGGGCCGCGGCCTGCAACCACTCGGGCCGGACGGCGAACCCGGCGCCGGTCGCGGTGGACAACGACACCTGCGTCAACTGCAACTTCATGATGGCGGGCTGCAAGTTCGACGCCAAGCGGTCGATGCTGACCAACTACCTGCCCGCGGCCCTGTCGCACGGCGCGGAAATCCGGCCGCTGCACGAGGTCCAGCGCCTCGAGCGCACCGAGGACGGCAGCTACCGCGTCCACTTCGACACCGTGGACGAAGAGGACTACCGGGTGCACACCGGCACCGGCGTGATCGAGGCGAAGGTCGTCATCATCGCCGCAGGCGCCGGCGCGACCCCGGTGATCCTGCAGCGCTCGGAGGCGGCGCTGGGCGAGATGCCGCACGGCGTCGGCCGCTACTTCTCCGGCAACGGCGAGCGGCTCAACACCGCGATCATCGACGAGGACCGCGTCCGCGAGGTGCTCGGGCTGTCCCGTGAGGACGGTCCGGTGTACTCGGCCAACCACATCGGCAAGGGCCCGACCGTGGCGAACTGGGACAAGCTCGACGGGTCGCTGCCGGAGTACGAGCGGTACTCGCTGGAGCAGCTGTACTTCCCGCCCGGGCTGGGCACGATCCTCGCCCAGGTGCCCGGCGGCGAGGAGCCGCGCTGGTACGGGGCGGAGAAGAAGGAGATCCTCAAGCAGTGGGCCAACTGGCTCACGATCTTCCTGATGACCGAGGACGACAACGAGGGCGTCTTCGGCACCCCGCCGCCGACCGGCAACGCCTACCGCATCTCGCAGCAGATGCTGGGCCGCGGTTCGCTGCGCTACGACCCGACCGAGAACACCCGCCACGGCTGGGCGCTCGCGGACGCGGACTGCAAAGCGATCATCGAGAAGGACGGCCTGGCGAAGGTCGCGCCGTGGACGAACGACGTCGTCGGGGCCTACACCGTGCACCCGCTGGCGTCCTGCCGGATCGGCGACGACGCGGCGACGTCCGCGCTGCACCCGAACCACGAGCTGCGCAACCACCCGGGCATCTTCGTCACCGACAGCGCGTCGGTGCCGGGCGCGCTCACGGTCAACCCGGCGATGACCATCGCCGCGCTGGCCGAGCGCTCGGTCCCGGGCATCGTCCGGGAGCTGCAGGCGCGCGGGGTCGACGTCAAGTACGGCGCCCCCTCGCCGGACGGCTCGATCACGGGACGGCGTGCGGTGTCCAAACTGGACCTGGTCGCGGGGAACTGAACCACCGTCAACGAACTCGCGCACCCGGCCCGGGTGCGCGAGTTCGGCGTTTCAGGAGGAGGAACCATGGCTCCGGGATTGGTCAGGCTCGCGCTGCGGCGGACGCTGCGGGACGTGAAGTACGTCGAGGCTGTGCGGCCGCGGCGGGCGAAGGGGCTCGTGAAGGCCGTCTACCGGCAGGTGGAGCGGGACTTCGGGATGCTCGCCCCGCCGATGGCGCTGCACTCGCCGTCGCCGGAGGTGCTCGCCGCGGCCTGGCTGGTGCTGCGGGAGTCGCTGGTGGCGGGCGGGTCCGCGAGCCGGGCGGACAAGGAGGTCGTCGCGGCCGCTGTGTCCGCGGCCAACGACTGCCCGTACTGCGTCGAGGTGCACGGGATGGCGCTCGGGTCGCTGGGGGATCCCGCGGCCGCCGCGGCCATCGAGGCGGGGGACGTCGGGGCCATCCCGGACCGCGACACGCGGGCGCTGGCGGCGTGGGCGCGGGGAGAGGGGCCGCTGCCCGCGGACGTCCCGGCCGGCACCGCCGCCGAGTTCACCGGGGTCGCCGTCGCCTTCCACTACCTCAACCGGGTGGTGAGCGTCTTCCTCGGCCCGTCGCCCCTGCCGGAAAACGTGCCGCCGCCGGCGCGGGCCAAGGCCAAGGCGGTGCTGGGGTTCCTGCTCAAGCCCGGGACCCCGCCGCCGGCCGGGCGGGCGCTGGAACTGCTGCCCGCGGCGGCCGGGGACGGGCCGGACTGGGCGGTGCCGGGGGACACCCTGGCCGACGCCTTCGCGCGCGCCACGGCGGCGGTGGAGGCCGCCGGGGAACGGTCGGTGCCCAGCCGGGTGCGGGACCTCGTCCGCCGGGAGATCAAGGCCTGGGACGGGAAACCGCCCGGGCTGAGCCGCGCGTGGGCCGAGCCCTTGCTCGCCGAACTGCCCGCCGGGGAGCGCGCTGCGGGACGGTTGGCCCTGCTCGTCGCCAAGGCGGCGTACCAAGTCGGGGCCGACGACGTCGCCGCCGTCCACGACGGCGATCGGGGCCTGGTGGAGCTGGTGTCGTGGGCGGCTTTCACCGCCGCCGTGGCCGCCGGTGAGCGCTTGCCGGTCCGCCCGCCAAGAGAAGACCCTGCAGGTCGGCACGGGTGATGATCGGGAGGTCGGATCGCCCGCCGGGGCGCGCAGCACCGGGACACACGCAGAAACCCGGGACCGCGTCGCCGCCCCGCGCGGCAGTCGATCCGCCGGGCCGGCGGTCGCCGCACGGTGGCGCACTTACCCCCGCCACCGCCGCGGCGGCCGCCGGCCCACGAGAAGACGTCGCATCGGGTGAAAGGACAGACAGGTGACTGACACCACGGGCGTGATCGCCGACCTGACCGCGGAGGCCGCCGAGGTGGACGCGCTCGTGGCCGCCCTTTCCGAAGCGGAGTGGGACACCCCCACCCCGGCGCCGGGCTGGCCGGTCCGGCACCAGATCGGGCACCTCGCGTTCATCTTCCGCATCGCGGGCCTCTCGGCCGCGCAGCCGGAGGCCTTCGTCGCCATGACGAAGTCGCTCAAGGGCGGCTTCGAGGCGGCGGTGAACGCCGCGCTGGAGGACTACGTCCACGACCCGGCCGAGGTG
Coding sequences within:
- a CDS encoding enediyne biosynthesis protein — protein: MATPTLTKVESAPPKRTNKVITALRRFAISITIFNIVGYTFLGFEQPYLYPFVALATAYTTEILLEIINSRVTKRDVRFRGNGFKGLVEFLLPAHITGLALNMLTYVNDRIFVMIFGVVVAVGAKWVLQAPVYGRMRHYMNPSNFGITIILLVFPWASIAPPYHFTEQIPTWGGWLIVGIILVSGTVLNALLTNRMWLILGWLSFFVVQAFVRGWLFGTSIPGALAMGTGVAFVLYTNYMVTDPGTSPSKPFSQFAFGSGVALAYGFFTAVHVAYGLFLATATVCLIRGMFLWGLHFSNKARIKFEADQAAQKAKLELAAAPPADDEKPGAVAA
- a CDS encoding DUF5987 family protein — its product is MQPEATEEERVKDMTLEAYADTIVPGEKRYPEDRAIAGAAPGPGSVAAGALELLNFDATGVTAGLPYLAQSLNDHAKAYAGEVELELDHDVPPFVALPYEHRRELVNRLTTPGHPEKDGWVSLALFCNMAFDSAAHKHTAEAIREGHPGLLALGYTEPDADGFWRFPKYGYGRKLAELHPDTTPSGSPA
- a CDS encoding DUF1702 family protein produces the protein MSTFIGVLRKKVLAPSLASVGFADRGFPVTHTDATARLEAVPQAVVCGFEWAIEGASLWEIERRLALIEPEQRGFAYEGATMGYSILDAMPGGGRDRTRELLEGPGRPHIFLTYIGIGFAMARLPRPLWKNILPELTGVPYHPVMSWLAVDGYGFDRAYFDTDKWVGEQAEPQPYPWAGRPEYFARAFDQGVGRALWFINGGNPEAVAAAVGRFAEGRRADLWSGVGLAATFAGGADQSGLGKLRQLAGEHYDELALGVVFAVKARTYSSYVPAHTHLAAGVLIDLSVQGAQNLADRTERADGEDGPEPAYELWRQRIRDEFDVAARRRAS
- a CDS encoding cytochrome P450, which produces MTEPTDDTRAARTAPPGPPRRATIRLLKQLFTDRLALMGDNAEAYGDVVRIAIGPKAMYLVNHPDLAKHVLADNAANYHKGIGLQEARRALGDGLLTSDGETWRKQRRTIQPVFQPKRISRQAGIVASEVDGLVRRLAAHDGPVEILHEMTGLTLGVLGKTLLDAELGGYETLGHSFEAVQDQAMFEAVTLSMVPEWVPLKKQLHFRTAREDLRRIADELVDQRLANPVEGGEDVLSRLIASDSGDGSSRERMRDELITLLLAGHETTASTLGWAFHLIDEHPEVGERLHAEAAEVLGDRLPEHEDLRRLTFTVAVVEEVMRLYPPVWLLPRIAQADDEIGGYHVPAGSDVVVVPYTLHRHPEFWTDAERFDPGRFTAAERPPRYAYLPFGAGPRFCIGNSLGVMEAVFVLAMAARDLELRKVPGKVVEPEAMLSLRVRGGLPMTVHRRERTRRSEAA
- a CDS encoding CRTAC1 family protein, with protein sequence MTATFGWLRKQLAGIVALVLILGLFLVARLPSVSAAEQDKLADQFHFTPMTIALPAATKSQSIRTVNKEYEHIAAWISSVGAAIAINDISGSGKPNDLCLVDPRSDQVVITPAPDSGPRYAPFALDPAPALPTWDYMAPMGCVPGDYNEDGRTDILAYYWGRTPVLFLQKANATKFDASAFQPTELVPGNHRGADGKYNGPLWNTDSVTIGDFDGDGHVDIFVGNYFPDSKVLDPNADGGITLNQSMSHATNSGAKYIYRWTGAKSGANPQANFVDASQGIPESARLGWTLASSATDVDGDSLPELYIANDFGHDHFLYNKSTPGHIEFGEVNGVRGIDDPKSKVLGHDSFKGMGVDFGDLNHDGLYDLFVSNITTSWGIEESNFQFMNRAKDNADLTAQLKDGVAPFHDDSGSAGTAWSGWGWDVKIQDFNNSGENQIAQATGFVKGQVNRWPNLQEIATAHDGLLSNPFWWPNARAGDDIGGDQTLHFFVKSPDGRYVDLAPKLGLAVPVPTRGIAVGDTDGDGLPEFAVARQWEQPIFYHNDSPNPGKFLQLKLFTDAPVAPGPLPAAGPPAIGAQVTVTTSDGKKYLGRVDGSSGEAGRRSFDIQIGLGQDVSGPLDVHLQWRDRTGQLRTQDLKLEPGCHMYQLGSTAKEAM
- a CDS encoding carboxymuconolactone decarboxylase family protein, encoding MAPGLVRLALRRTLRDVKYVEAVRPRRAKGLVKAVYRQVERDFGMLAPPMALHSPSPEVLAAAWLVLRESLVAGGSASRADKEVVAAAVSAANDCPYCVEVHGMALGSLGDPAAAAAIEAGDVGAIPDRDTRALAAWARGEGPLPADVPAGTAAEFTGVAVAFHYLNRVVSVFLGPSPLPENVPPPARAKAKAVLGFLLKPGTPPPAGRALELLPAAAGDGPDWAVPGDTLADAFARATAAVEAAGERSVPSRVRDLVRREIKAWDGKPPGLSRAWAEPLLAELPAGERAAGRLALLVAKAAYQVGADDVAAVHDGDRGLVELVSWAAFTAAVAAGERLPVRPPREDPAGRHG
- a CDS encoding GMC family oxidoreductase, which produces MTAIDKTDVVIVGSGFGGSIPAYHLAAGGAKVTVLERGPWLAAADFEHDYLLGSSYTRAFDFVVGDGMSVLGGNCVGGGSVVYFAAMPRAPRFVFERHGSIGRRMWPSVISRDTLEPWYDRVDESIPVSKQDWSDVSYAGGLWAAACNHSGRTANPAPVAVDNDTCVNCNFMMAGCKFDAKRSMLTNYLPAALSHGAEIRPLHEVQRLERTEDGSYRVHFDTVDEEDYRVHTGTGVIEAKVVIIAAGAGATPVILQRSEAALGEMPHGVGRYFSGNGERLNTAIIDEDRVREVLGLSREDGPVYSANHIGKGPTVANWDKLDGSLPEYERYSLEQLYFPPGLGTILAQVPGGEEPRWYGAEKKEILKQWANWLTIFLMTEDDNEGVFGTPPPTGNAYRISQQMLGRGSLRYDPTENTRHGWALADADCKAIIEKDGLAKVAPWTNDVVGAYTVHPLASCRIGDDAATSALHPNHELRNHPGIFVTDSASVPGALTVNPAMTIAALAERSVPGIVRELQARGVDVKYGAPSPDGSITGRRAVSKLDLVAGN
- a CDS encoding DUF1702 family protein; its protein translation is MGNGWRALRRRILTPNVSETSLEKRGFHRKSPAAQERLETVGEKFLLGYAHAVEARSVEQAEEWLEQIPTQFRGFAYEGAGMGYGVLDGLPFGKSTNIAEFLAGPGEKHDYIIYVGVGWAMCRLPRFAWPKASAFDPLLRWLVLDGYGFHQAYFKTDKYIRQQYQEPGFSWPDRRYDGYALRAIDQGIGRALWFICGTDVELVTKTIEEFPTSRHGDLYAGVGLASTYACGVTADELGELVDRAGIHHGQLAQGSAFAAECRVRSGLMIPETEMAAQAICGLSAERAAAITQEVRPAVVVDGDDVPAFETWRQRIAEEVLTHGGKNK